In Eubacteriales bacterium mix99, the DNA window TAAAAAGCTCACCGGAGGGTACAAAAGTAATCATCAACCTTCCGGCCGACGGAAAAATGGTAGCAGAGGAAAAAGCAAAAAGGAGAAAGAAAATTGTATCAAATTGTGCTGATCGATGATGAACAGGTGGTCCTGGAGGGACTCAATAAATTAATCGACTGGAAAGGCATGGGATGCAGGGTAGTTGGGCAGGCAGAGGACGGGGAAACCGGGCTGGACCTGATCCGCCGGTTTCAGCCGGATATTATTCTTACGGACATCCGCATGCCCAAATTGGACGGACTGGATATGATCAGCGCAATCCGGAAAGTCCGAAAGGATTCCCGGATCATCATTCTCACCGGATATCGGGATTTTGAATATGCCCAGAGGGGAATTTCCCTGGGAGTATTTCGATTCCTGACAAAACCCACGAGAAAAAAGGACATCATCGCCGCGGTGCAGGATGCCATCACAGAGATAGAAAAAAGCCGAAAGAGAGAAAAGGAATTTCAGGATCTGCGCAAACAGGTCAGCCGGTTTTATGGATTCCGGTATGACGATATTGCCCTGGATGCGTCCGGAAAACCAGACAGCGGCTCCGCATATCTGGCGGTACGATCCGTTCAGTATATCCGGGATCACTATATGGAGAATCTGGATCTTCAGCAGGTGGCGGATGGGCTGTACATCAGCACCTGGCATCTCTGCAGGGTACTGAAGCGGGAAACCGGAAATACCTTTGTCAATATATTGAATCAGATACGCATCGATGCGGCAAAGGAACTGCTGGATGAAACAAATGACCGAATCTATGAAATAGCAAATCACGTCGGATATCCTGATGTTACCTATTTTGGGCGAGTTTTCAAACAAATCACAAGCTATACTCCCAGTGAATACCGAAATCGTATGATCCGTACAAAGTGAACAAATTTATACGAAAGATGCCAATTTCATCACGTGTTTTTCTCCTGCTTTCTGAAGTATTCTATAGATAAGGCAAGGACTTATTTCAGGTAGGAAAGCAAGGAGGTTCATCCAATGTCTGATTCTCTGGCCCGTACAAAGACAAAGGGCTATCATTCCGCAAAAAGAAAGAAAACATGGGCTCTGACCAGCATGGTGCTGCCCGGTGCAATATGGCTTGTCCTTTTGCGGTATTTGCCGATGTTTGGTATCGTTCTGGCATTCAAGGACTATAAGATATATACCAGGAACCCAACCCTGTTTCACAACATCCAGCACAGTGAATGGGTTGGATTGAAAAATTTTAAATTCCTGTTTACCACGACAGACTCCTGGATCATGATCCGCAATACCATCGGTTACAATGCGCTGTGGATTGTCCTGGGCATTGTCATAGCGGTGACCTTTGCTGTTTTACTGAATGAACTAACGAACCGGTTTGCAGCCAAGACCTATCAGACTTTAATGTTTTTTCCCTATTTCCTCAGTTGGGTGGTAGCCAGTTATTTTGTGCAGGCTTTTCTGGATCCGACCCGGGGACTGATCAGCAATCTTCAGAGAAATCTGGGAATGGAAGTCACCAGCTGGTACAATGAACCCAAGCCATGGCCTATCATTCTGACAATAGCCAATCTCTGGAAAAACGTCGGATATTCCACTGTTTTGTATCTGGCTGCCATTGCAGGCATTGACTCGACCCAATATGAAGCCGCAAGCATTGAGGGAGCCAACAAATGGCAGCAGGTCTGGCATATCACAATTCCCAATATCCGGCCCATGATTACCATCCTGTTTATTATGAACGTAGGAAAAATATTCAACGCGGATTTTGGCCTGTTCTATAATGTACCAATGAACTCCGGCCCGCTTTTCCCCACAACACAGGTCATTGATACTTACGTCTACAGGGCGCTGATGGCAACTTCCAATCCGGGTATGAGTACAGCGGCCAGCCTTCTGCAGAACGTAGTGGGATTCATCTGCCTCATGGGCGCCAACACAATTGTTCGGAAACTGGATGAGGAAAGCAGTTTATTCTAAGGGAGGAAAAGAAAAATGGCAAGAGTGGAAACGATGACGTTCTCTCATACCGAAAAGAAAAGAAAAGCACGGATGAATACAGTCAGCCGGCCTGCTGAGTTCGTAATTCATATTGTCCTTATTTTATTCTGCCTGGTTTGTGTGATACCTTTTATTTTTGTCGGAATCATATCCTTTACATCAGAGGAGAGCATCCGGGAAATCGGATATTCCTTTCTCCCAAAGAAGCTTTCCCTCCAGGCCTACCGATATGTCTTTGATTTGGGGGATCAGCTGTGGCGTTCTTATTTCAACAGCTTTTACATTACCATCGCCGGAACCTTCCTCAGCGTTCTGATCAGCGTATTGTATTCCTATGCACTTTTCCGGAAGGATTATAAATATCGCAGGTTCTTTACTGTATTCTGCTTCTTTACCATGCTGTTCGGAGGAGGTCTGGCTCCCACTTACATGGTCTGCAAGAATTTACTGAGACTGAGTGACAACTATGCTGCATTGATCGTGCCGACGCTGCTCAACCCCTTTAACGTGATTATCATGCGGACCTTTTTTCAGACTTCCATTCCGCTTGATTTGCTGGATTCCGCTGCCATTGACGGCAGTGGGGAATATCATACCCTGTTTCATATTGTTCTTCCCATCTCCAAGCCCGGCATTGCTTCCATTTCCCTGCTGACCTCCCTGGCCTATTGGAATGAGTGGTTTCTTTCCATGCTGTATATACGGGACGCGAAATATTATCCCCTTCAGTATCTGCTGATGAGAATGCAGAATCAGGTGGATTTTTTAGTAAAAAACAGTTCCAAAATCGGACCGGAGGCGGCAAAAATTATGAGGGACCTTCCTCAGGAAAGTCTGCGGATGGCCCTGGTGGTCCTGATCGTCATACCCATTGCCTTTGCCTATCCTTTCTTTCAGCGCTATATTATCAGCGGCCTTACCATTGGATCCATCAAAGGCTGAACCAGGACAGAAGCGAAACTGCGGGGCAAAATGGCTTGTACCAATCGGTAAGAACAGCTGACAGAAGCTGCCGGCTGCTTACAATACAATATACCTGTTATCAAATCATTATCAATAAGGGGGAAGATCCATCATGAAAAGGAAATTGTCCGTGAAAAAATTGCTCTCCGTGACTTTGATCCTGACACTCCTAATGACTGCTTTTGCCGGCTGCGGCACAAAAGACAAAGACGTTGCAGACAAAAATGTCACTCCCGACTCCACGGAAAAGGCAGAGGGCAAAAAATCGGAAGATGAAAAGTCCGGTCAGGCAAAATCCGGGGACAAGGATACCTCCCGGCCGGTTACATTGACATGGTATCTGCATGGCAGCAATGTCACCGATGACAAGGAGGTCCTGGAAAAGGCAAATGAATATCTGAAGGAAAAGATCAATGTTACTTTAAAACCCATTTGGGGTACCTGGGGAGACTTCGATGAGAATGTCGTTCTGTCCATTCAGGGCGGAGACGACGTGGACATCTACTTTACCTGTTCCTGGAGTGCTGATGAATACAATGCCTATGCACGGAAGGGCGCCTGGCTGCGTCTGGACGACCCGAAAAACAATCTTATTGAAAAATATGCCTCGGATCTTTGGAAACAACTGCCGGACGTTCTGATTCAGGGCGCCAAGATTCCAGGAAAAGACGGAATGGGGGTATATGCCATTCCGGGGTACAAAGACCTCGCCACACAAAATTGCTGGGACCTCAACATGGACCTGATGAAAAAGTACGGTTATACTGCGGACGATATCAGGAATACGGATTATTACGGATTCGGAGACATCCTGAAAACCGTCAGGGAAGGCGAAGGGAAAAATTTCTATCCACTGCTGATTGAAGGCGCCGTTCTGGAACGGATGGTGACCAACAGTATTATCGTTACCGGCGACTCCGGAACAAACAACCTGCTTTCCTATTACATTGATCCCAATGATGTTTCCGCCGAAGGGCCCTATGCAAATAAAATCCTGAGCAAGTTTGAAACAGACGAATATAAAAAATTTGTGGAGAAGACACGGGAATACTTTGATGCCGGCTATATCGATCCCGCCATGGGCAATCCCAACCAGGCCAATGATGTGCGCAGTGCCAAACAACTGACCGGGGAATATCTGATCGGCACCCAAAGCTATGCCCTGGGCTATGAAGCACAGGCAGGCAAGGAACGGGGAATCGAAGTCGCCATGGTGCCCTGCACTCCGCCATATGTGGATACCACCTCCTCGCAGGGCGCAATGATGGCCGTATCCAGCTCTTCCAAAAATCCGGAAAGGGCTGTGATGTTCCTGAACCTCCTGAATACCGATCCGTATCTGATGACCCTTTTAAATTACGGAGTCGAGGGAACCCATTATGAGATGAAAGACAACATGGTGAATTTCCTGGATAAACGGGACGATTATGTGCCGTGGACCAACGGTATGGGCAACATCACCCTGCTGCCTCCCCAAAAGGAACAGGGTGCAGATTTCCAGGATCAGTTCCAGAAGTATTATGGTGCTGCCAGGAGCATTCCGATTCTCGGCTACTGTTTTGATTCCACCCCGGTGGAAGCGGAAGTGGGCGCATTATCCAATGTTGCAGCGGAATATGCATTGGCCCTGGACGCCGGAACCATCGATCCCAGGCAAAAGCTGCCGGAGTTCATTCAGAAATTAAAGGATAACGGGATCGATAAAATTGTGGAGGAAGCAAACAGGCAATTAACGGATTATCTGGCGAATGCTAAATAAATTATGAAGGAACCTTTGGGGGTTGGGTTTGAAAGAGGACCGGAGCATTGCCGTTTTTCTGCGGCAGGCTCCGGTCCTTTTGGATAACACCCTGCATTACATCATGGACAGCTGAAATGCACGCAACAAACTGCATTATGGACAGCATGCCCGACAGCATGATGTTTCCATAATGGATTGCTATTTTACGATATTTACAAACACCTTTCGATTCCGCGGCCCGTCAAATTCGCAGAAGTAAATGCTCTGCCAGATACCCAGCTTCAAGGCTCCGTTTTCGATCAGGACATGGCAGGAGGACCCCATCAGGGAAGCCTTGATATGAGCATGGGAATTGCCTTCAAAATGCCGATACCCGTTTTGCTCCGGAAATGCCTTTTCCAGTCCGTATATAATATCCCTCACCACATCCGGGTCCGCATTTTCATTGATCGTCACCCCGGCCGTCGTGTGCGGAACAAAAACGACGGCCTGTCCCGACTGCACCCCGCTTTCCCGAACAGCCTGTCTCACCAGATCCGTGATATTGACAAACTCCTGTGCTTTTGTTGTGTTTATGGAATACTCCATTTTTAACCTCCGTTCTGTTCTGCTTCCATTCTTTCTTTTGTTTTCCCTCCCATCCTATTATATAAATCATATGAATTCCTGTAAAGCAGACAAACCCGCTGCCAATGCAAACACGGGAATGAAAACATGGTATAATACGGGAGAAGATCAGGAAAAATCAAAGGGGTGACCAATATGGATCAACGTCTGACAGAGATACGAAAAGGAAAAACCGATAATTATCTGTTGCCTTTTTTCTGGCAGCACGAAGGACACACGGAGGCATTGCCGGAGGCGATTCAGAAAATATGGGAAAGCGGCTGCAGGGCTTTCTGTGTGGAATCCCGGCCGTATGAGGATTTTTGCGGTCCCAAATGGTGGGCGGACATGAAAATCATATTGGAGGAAGCCAAAAAGCGGGACATGAAAGTCTGGGTCCTCGACGACAAACATTTCCCCACCGGCTTTGCCAACGGTCTGGTAAGGAAAAAATATCCGGAACGACGCCGATGGTTCCTGAGGGAACATCATGTTGACGTACTGGGCCCCATGAAAGGAGCTTCCCTGCTGGTTCCGCCCTGTGGGGAAGAGGAAACCCTGTTGTCCGTCTGTGCTTATCGCCGTACCGGCAAGGAAGAAGAACTGACCGGGGAGCCCATCCTGTTTACGATTCCAACAGGGTCCCGGTTTCTTTGCTTTGATGTTCCGGAAGGCTGCTGGAGGGTCTTTTTCATTTTCCGCACCAGAAAGGGCTGTACCCGGGGCCGTGAATACTATATCGACATGCTGTCCCGGGAATCGGTTCAGGTACTGATGGAAGCGGTATATGAGCCCCATTATGAACATTTTCACGAATATTTCGGAAACACCCTGGCCGGATTCTTTTCCGATGAGCCCAGCCTGGACTGTCAGCATATTGGGCCCTGGGGACAGGATAAGGGCTCCTATTGCCGAACCGTGGGACAGCCGGGAGTTGCCCTGCCCTGGTCCGATGAAATCATCCATCGGATGGAGAAGCATTCCATCCCCCATCCTGCTTCTGCACTCCCGGGCCTGTGGTATCCCATAAAAGGCTGTTCTCCTTCCATCCGGCTGGCGTACATGGATACGGTCACCCATTTATGGCGCAGGAATTTTTCCGGTCAGATCGGGGATTGGTGCCGCTCCCATGGGGTTCAGTATATCGGGCATATTATAGAGGACATGAACGCTCATGCACGTCTTGGCTGCAGCGGCGGACATTTCTTCCGTTCCCTGGACGGACAGGATATGAGCGGTATCGATATCGTACTGCATCAGGTGATTCCCGGAATGGCAGATTACCGGACTTCTGCCCGGATCTCCGGCGGTGTGGCCGATCCGGATTTCTTTCATTATATCCTTGCCCAGCTGGCATCTTCCCAGGCACGTCTGAATCCCCGCATGAAGGGCCGGGCCATGTGTGAAGTGTTCGGCGCCTTTGGATGGGCGGAAGGAATACCATTCATGAAATGGCTGATGGATTTCCTCCTGGTACGGGGGATCAATCACTTTGTCCCGCATGCCTTTTCAGACAAATATCCGGATCCCGACTGTCCTCCCCACTTTTATGGGAAGGGCAACGATCCTCAGTTTGCCGGATTCAAAAAGTTGATGGAATATGTAAATCAGGTCAGCCATCTCCTGTCCGACAAGGAACGGCAGGTATCCGGCGCCGTGCTGTACCATGCCGAGGCGGAATGGATGAATGGGGAAGACTGCATGATGACACAGGTCCCGGCCAAACAGCTTTATGATGCGCAGGTCGATTATGACATTGTACCTCTGGATGCACTGGAGAATGCTTTCGCAGAAAACGGAACCATGTGCATCAATGGACATGTCTATCAGTTCCTTGCCGTTCCCTGGGCAGCAGTTCTGCCGGAAAAGTTCTGGAATGCCGCCTGTCGCCTGCATCGTTGCGGGCTGCCCGTTTTCTTCCTGGATCAGGCTCCGTCTCATAAAGGGGAACTGCCCGGAAAAGTCGTACCCACGGAGGATTTCCCGGAAATCCTGTTTCAGCTGGATCTGGCTCATGATTACAGAGCACGGAATCATTTTCTACGGATCGGCTTTTTCCGTAAGATGGACGGGGAAAAGGAATGCTCCTGTTTTCTGCTGTTCAATGAAGCGGTCCATCAGGATACGGAAGCGAGAATTCTTCTGCCGGTATGCGGCGATTATCTGAAGCTGGACCTTCCGGGCGGAACCTGTTACAGGGGATATACAGCGGATGGAACCGTTTCAGTCCGGCTCAGACCGTATCAGTCGGAGATTCTGATATTCGATTCGTTTGACGAATCCTTTCCGGTACAGTTCCAGGAAGAGCCGGAATGGGTATCGCAGGGTGTCCTCCCCCTCCCATGGGATATTTCCCGGAAAGAGATGGGAAAGGATGAGGAATTTATCCCTTATCGGACGGAATCGAATCTGTTCAACATCACAGGCCCGGACGGGGATCCGTCTTTCTCTGGTCTGATCCGTTACAAAGTCAAATTTCCGTTGAAGGAAAAAAAGCCCCTCCTGCTGGATCTGGGGGAAGTCGGACAGACGGCTCAGGTTTTCCTGAATGGCCAGGATCTCGGAATACGGATCTGCAAGCCCTATTGCTGGAACATCGGAAAAGAGGTAAAGAAAGGATCCAACACCCTGGAAATCATCGTGGCCAACACTTTGGTGCAGCGTATTCCGGATCCATTTTCCTGCTACATGCAGATTCCGCCCAGTGGTTTGCTGGGCCCGGTGACCCTTTCCTCCCAAAGATAATCACAGATCCGGGGATCACGGATTGCAGCAGAAACTTTCTTGTGATATTATAATTTCTGAAACGCAGTCCTGTTTCAAACAACAGGACCACGTCTAACAGGGGATATCACAGGCAGGGATAAGATGAAAAAGATATCAGGACTCCCTATTTTGGTTTCCTGATAAACAATAATGTTTTTGAAAGAGGTTTAACGAATGTTTGATGCAAAATCGGAAATTTCCAGACTGCTGGCCCCCGGAATACCGGAAATTGAGCCGCAGCAGATCCACGATATGCTGGAGGTGCCACCTAACCCGGAAATGGGGGATCTGGCCCTTCCCTGTTTTAAGCTGAGCAGGATTCTGAAAAAATCCCCGGTGCGGATTGCTGAGGATCTCTCTGCCATCGTTTCAAAGAAGGGCAGCACGGAAGACATTGACCGGATTGAGGCAGTATCCGGTTACCTGAATATTTTTCTGAACAAAAGTGTGTACATCCGAAAAATCCTGAGCGAAATACTGCAGGAAGGAAATTCCTACGGCTCCTCGGATATCGGCAGGGGAAAGACTGTTGTCATTGACTACTCTTCCCCCAATATTGCAAAGCCGTTTCATGTAGGTCATCTGCGCTCCACTTCCATTGGAAACTCCCTGTATCAGATTTTTGCCTTCATGGGCTACCGTTGTGTCGGCATCAATCACCTTGGAGATTGGGGAACCCAGTTCGGCAAACTCATCGTGGCCTACAAAAAATGGGGATCAGAGCATGCCGTCCAGGAAAATCTGATTGATGAGCTGGTTGCCCTATATGTTAAATTCCATAAGGAAGCGGAAAAGGATCCTTCCCTGAATGAGGAAGCGAGGGAATGGTTTACACGCCTGGAGCAGGGAAATGAAGAAGCCCGTTCCCTTTGGCGCTGGTTCATTGACATCAGCATGGAGGAATATAAAAAAGTTTATGATCTGTTGGGGGTCGAATTTGACGCCTATACCGGTGAGTCCTTTTATAATGACAAGATGGAGCCGGTGATTGAGGAACTGAAGGGAAAAAATCTTCTGAAGGAAAGCAAGGGAGCTATGGTGGTGGATCTGGAAAAGGAAGGCATGCCTCCCTGCCTGATCCTGAAAACCGACGGCAGCACTTTGTATGCCACCCGGGACATTACCGCGGCCATCTATCGAAAAAATACCTATCATTTTGACAAGTGCATTTATGTCACCGGCGTTTCCCAGAGCCTGCACTTCAAGCAATGGTTCAAGGTGATAGAAAAGATGGGTTATAGCTGGTATAAGGGCCTGTATCATGTACCATTCGGCACAGTCAGCATCGGCGGGGAAAAATTGGCCACCCGTACCGGAAAAGTGGTACTGCTGGACGATATCCTGTCCAGAGCCATCCAAAAGACCAGAGCAACCATTGAAGAAAAAAATCCGGATCTGGAAAACAAGGAGGAAGTGGCGAAGCAGATGGGCGTAGGTGCCGTGATCTTCAGCGATTTGTTCAGCAACCGGATCAAGGACGTCTCCTTCTCCTGGGATGAAGTCCTGAACTTTGACGGGGAAACCGGTCCTTATGTGCAATATACCCATGCGAGAGCCTGCAGTGTACTCCGCAGGGCAGAGGACGGGAAAACGATAAGAACCTCAGTGGAAACCGATCCGGCAGGCAAAAGCAGCAAAGCAGGCCATGAAATGGGTTGTCCCGGAGAAATGACTTCAAAATCCGCTTCTGCAGATGCGGATTTTGACAGCAGCCTGCTTTCCAGTAAAGAAGAATACCAGCTGGTCCGGGTCCTGTCCGTCTTCCCGGATAAAGTAAAACAGGCATTGGATGATCTGGAGCCTTCCATACTGACCCGCTATCTGGTGGAGCTGGCAAAGGAATTCAACCGGTTCTACCACGAACATCCCATACTGGTGAAAGAAAAAGGTCTCCGAAAAGCACGGCTGGCATTGGTACAGGCAACAAAAGCCACTCTTGCCACTGGTCTAAGACTGATTGGTCTTCATGCACCGGAGAAAGTCTGATCGGTACTTCGGGCAATCCGTGCAATCCAACAAAAACCGATGATTTTTTTCAATAAGTTTTGGGGAGATGTTTTTCTTGAAAAGAATTGTTTTAACCGGCGGCGGCACTGCAGGCCATGTGACACCCAATATTGCCCTTTTGCCGGAACTGAAAAAAAGAGGATGGGACATTCACTATATCGGAACACAAAGCGGGATTGAACACAAGCTGATAACGGAAATCCCCTATGTAACCTATCACAGCGTGCAGTCCGGCAAACTGAGAAGATATGCGGATATTAAAAATCTTACCGATCCATTCCGTGTTTTGGCAGGCATCGGACAATCCATGAACCGAATTCGAAAGCTGAAGCCTCAGATTATCTTTTCCAAAGGTGGATTTGTTTCCGTACCGGTTGTTTTGGGAGGATGGATCAATCGTATCCCGGTCATTGTCCATGAGTCTGATATTACACCGGGCCTTGCCAATCAGATTGCCACCCGGTTTGCAAAGACGGTATGCACCACCTTTCCGGAGACCGTCCAATATTTCAGGGAAGGAAAAGCGATCCATACCGGAACTCCCATTCGGCAGGAACTGTTTTTGGGCAACCCGGAAAGGGGCAGAAAACTATGCGGCTTTAGCGGACAAAAGCCCACCATCCTGGTCATGGGCGGCAGTCAGGGCGCTGTTGCCATCAACAAGGCGATCCGGGCACTGCTTAGCAGACTGACCCGCCGTTTCCAGGTAGTACATATCTGCGGCAAAGGCAATTTTGACACCGTTCTGGATAACCATCCGGACTACAGGCAGTTCGAATATGTGAGCGAAGAGCTACCGGATATTCTGGCAATGACCGATCTTGTGGTATCCCGGTCCGGAGCCAACTCCATTTATGAGTTCCTTGCCCTGAAAAAACCGGCGCTGCTGATCCCGCTTCCCTTGAGCTCCAGCCGCGGCGATCAGATTGCCAATGCAAAGTCCTTTCAAAAACAGGGCTTCAGCAGGATGCTGGAACAGGAAAATATGACGGAGGATACCCTTTATGATCATATTGTGGATCTGCACCTGAATCGGGATAAATACATCCGTGCCATGACGGAAAACAATTCCACCGACAGCATAGAAATTATTATGCAGCAGATTGATTCCCTGGCAAAAAAGTAGAAAAGAGCCGGACTCCGCATTTGCTGGCTGTATTGACAACAAGCAGTACTTTTCCTTTGTAATCCGACATCTTCACCGGCTGATTCTCAATCGACGTGTACTCAAAATCATAGATTGACATAGTAAAACCTCCTCCAATATATTTGGAACAATTAAATTGTGAAAAATATATTTTACAGGGACATTCTTGATTTGTCAAGCCTGTTCCGAAAGCATTCCATTAAAAAAGCCCCGGAAATACCGGGGAGAATCACTTCAAAAAAATTTTTAAAAATAGAAAATTGCGTTGCGGAGAAAAAAAGAGTTTAATGAATCTCACTTTTCTCCATATTCAAAACACAGGGATTATACGCCTCCGATTGGGAAGTCCCGGCGGAACGCTCCACAGTCTTACAGCCATGTCTGACGATGAACTCCACAATCTCCCGGGCTGCCCGTACATTCCGGAATGCAAACTGCCGGTTATAGATCTCACGAAGCTTTTTGCCATTCTGAGCAAGCAAATCCGATATCGCATCCGGAACTTTTTGGGGATCCATACAGACCACTCCCAAATTGTGATGCCGGACGTACTCCGGATTTTTTTCTTCCTGTCCCCTCAATGCATCCACAACAATAATGGGTTTGCACAGATTAACTGCTTCCATTACCACGTTGGGACTTCCCCGGACAATGAGAATATCCGCTTCCATCATGTACTTTTTCATATCTTTCGTGAATCCGTGAATCCGAACACGATGACCCGTGGTATCCCCAAACTCCTTCTCCAGCTCTTCCCTCAGGGATGCCTTGCTTCCTGCAAGGACAGAAATGCGACAGCTACTGTGATCCAGAATATTTCGGACAATGCTCATAATCCGTTTGGATCCCTGGCTTCCGTTCACCAACAGGACAGAGGCTCCGTTTTTGGATATCTGATCCGCATCCCTCGGAGCAGAGGGGAAAGGTACGCAAAAGTCCTCGCGGACCGGAAAATCAACAAGCTGTAATTTTTCTTCCGGAAGTCCAAGGGAGAGCATGGTGCATTTGGACTCCACAGAAGGACACATGGTATAGGCTGACCTTTTATCCGCCCACATACCGGAAACGTTGTCCAGATCTGCAATCAGAGGAAGCACCGGAATGTTTACATTTTCCCGCTCCAGAACATTCAAAACTGCGCTGATAAAAACAGCATGAACAGGAACAATTACATCCGGTTTGATTTCCTCAAGCCGGCGAATCAGTTCCTGTCCTATGCTTTTTGTTACAAATGTATTGATCATGCCGGGATAACGATTGGCTATCTGATAAAGAAAGCCCCATAATGCAGGAAAATTGACGATGATCGGATTGTAGAGCCGACCCATCAGATCCATGAATTTTCCTCCAAGGGAAAACCCATCTATCACAGTGATCTTCAATCCCGGATATTGCTCATGAACCTGCTCCACCAAAGCCTTTGTGATACTTTTATGGCCCTGGCCGGTATCCTCCGCGGAAAGAAATACAATGCCGCCTCCTTCTCCACCAGTATTCGTACGGTTCTTCTTCTCTTTTTTTCTGCTTTTCTTCACTCTGTTCCCCTCACTGTTCTCAAGAAATCGGATGATACGCGGCCGGTTGTAACGTTGAATGATGACATATGGCAGATTCAGGCCAAGTGCCAGAAAAATCATAAAAAAGGTCTCCAAAAAACTACTCCAGATTCCGAAAAGGAAAGAGGACAGAATAATTCCCCAGTGCGTCAATTCCGCACGGCAGGATTCCAGAAGATATTTTTGTATATGCTTCTCATCGAACGATGCAATATGCTTTCTGGAAAAAATAGGCTTTAAAAAATCGCTCAGCTCCGGCAATTGATTTTTCCAATTCCTTACTTTCAATACCCGCTGATAGACTTCTCCTCCATCTTCCCACTTTTTATCCTTATAAATCCAATTCTGGTAATCTAATATAGATTTAGGAAACTTAAGGGAAAGAAACGTGTTTGCAATCGACAATAAAATAAATAGAAAAATATTATCGGAAAGTGCCGCTTCCATGCCCTTTTCACTCCTTTATCTGGATATAGCGATCCCAGCTGTGTTTTCTGATTGCGGGCAATACATACAGCGGAATGTAAAATACCATTCCGGTTACAATCCCCCATCCGACATCCATAACAGAATGCTGTT includes these proteins:
- a CDS encoding response regulator — translated: MYQIVLIDDEQVVLEGLNKLIDWKGMGCRVVGQAEDGETGLDLIRRFQPDIILTDIRMPKLDGLDMISAIRKVRKDSRIIILTGYRDFEYAQRGISLGVFRFLTKPTRKKDIIAAVQDAITEIEKSRKREKEFQDLRKQVSRFYGFRYDDIALDASGKPDSGSAYLAVRSVQYIRDHYMENLDLQQVADGLYISTWHLCRVLKRETGNTFVNILNQIRIDAAKELLDETNDRIYEIANHVGYPDVTYFGRVFKQITSYTPSEYRNRMIRTK
- a CDS encoding ABC transporter permease subunit — encoded protein: MSDSLARTKTKGYHSAKRKKTWALTSMVLPGAIWLVLLRYLPMFGIVLAFKDYKIYTRNPTLFHNIQHSEWVGLKNFKFLFTTTDSWIMIRNTIGYNALWIVLGIVIAVTFAVLLNELTNRFAAKTYQTLMFFPYFLSWVVASYFVQAFLDPTRGLISNLQRNLGMEVTSWYNEPKPWPIILTIANLWKNVGYSTVLYLAAIAGIDSTQYEAASIEGANKWQQVWHITIPNIRPMITILFIMNVGKIFNADFGLFYNVPMNSGPLFPTTQVIDTYVYRALMATSNPGMSTAASLLQNVVGFICLMGANTIVRKLDEESSLF
- a CDS encoding carbohydrate ABC transporter permease gives rise to the protein MARVETMTFSHTEKKRKARMNTVSRPAEFVIHIVLILFCLVCVIPFIFVGIISFTSEESIREIGYSFLPKKLSLQAYRYVFDLGDQLWRSYFNSFYITIAGTFLSVLISVLYSYALFRKDYKYRRFFTVFCFFTMLFGGGLAPTYMVCKNLLRLSDNYAALIVPTLLNPFNVIIMRTFFQTSIPLDLLDSAAIDGSGEYHTLFHIVLPISKPGIASISLLTSLAYWNEWFLSMLYIRDAKYYPLQYLLMRMQNQVDFLVKNSSKIGPEAAKIMRDLPQESLRMALVVLIVIPIAFAYPFFQRYIISGLTIGSIKG
- a CDS encoding ABC transporter substrate-binding protein, translating into MKRKLSVKKLLSVTLILTLLMTAFAGCGTKDKDVADKNVTPDSTEKAEGKKSEDEKSGQAKSGDKDTSRPVTLTWYLHGSNVTDDKEVLEKANEYLKEKINVTLKPIWGTWGDFDENVVLSIQGGDDVDIYFTCSWSADEYNAYARKGAWLRLDDPKNNLIEKYASDLWKQLPDVLIQGAKIPGKDGMGVYAIPGYKDLATQNCWDLNMDLMKKYGYTADDIRNTDYYGFGDILKTVREGEGKNFYPLLIEGAVLERMVTNSIIVTGDSGTNNLLSYYIDPNDVSAEGPYANKILSKFETDEYKKFVEKTREYFDAGYIDPAMGNPNQANDVRSAKQLTGEYLIGTQSYALGYEAQAGKERGIEVAMVPCTPPYVDTTSSQGAMMAVSSSSKNPERAVMFLNLLNTDPYLMTLLNYGVEGTHYEMKDNMVNFLDKRDDYVPWTNGMGNITLLPPQKEQGADFQDQFQKYYGAARSIPILGYCFDSTPVEAEVGALSNVAAEYALALDAGTIDPRQKLPEFIQKLKDNGIDKIVEEANRQLTDYLANAK
- a CDS encoding secondary thiamine-phosphate synthase enzyme YjbQ, producing MEYSINTTKAQEFVNITDLVRQAVRESGVQSGQAVVFVPHTTAGVTINENADPDVVRDIIYGLEKAFPEQNGYRHFEGNSHAHIKASLMGSSCHVLIENGALKLGIWQSIYFCEFDGPRNRKVFVNIVK
- the argS gene encoding arginine--tRNA ligase, with translation MFDAKSEISRLLAPGIPEIEPQQIHDMLEVPPNPEMGDLALPCFKLSRILKKSPVRIAEDLSAIVSKKGSTEDIDRIEAVSGYLNIFLNKSVYIRKILSEILQEGNSYGSSDIGRGKTVVIDYSSPNIAKPFHVGHLRSTSIGNSLYQIFAFMGYRCVGINHLGDWGTQFGKLIVAYKKWGSEHAVQENLIDELVALYVKFHKEAEKDPSLNEEAREWFTRLEQGNEEARSLWRWFIDISMEEYKKVYDLLGVEFDAYTGESFYNDKMEPVIEELKGKNLLKESKGAMVVDLEKEGMPPCLILKTDGSTLYATRDITAAIYRKNTYHFDKCIYVTGVSQSLHFKQWFKVIEKMGYSWYKGLYHVPFGTVSIGGEKLATRTGKVVLLDDILSRAIQKTRATIEEKNPDLENKEEVAKQMGVGAVIFSDLFSNRIKDVSFSWDEVLNFDGETGPYVQYTHARACSVLRRAEDGKTIRTSVETDPAGKSSKAGHEMGCPGEMTSKSASADADFDSSLLSSKEEYQLVRVLSVFPDKVKQALDDLEPSILTRYLVELAKEFNRFYHEHPILVKEKGLRKARLALVQATKATLATGLRLIGLHAPEKV